A DNA window from Limanda limanda chromosome 6, fLimLim1.1, whole genome shotgun sequence contains the following coding sequences:
- the LOC133002929 gene encoding extracellular calcium-sensing receptor-like yields the protein MDGDYLVGGVFSIHNYMNTVRYNYTTMPEPLRCTGSIDSRELRVSRAMIFAIEEINNSSNLLPDITLGYHIYDSCASVLIALRLAFQLSNGQDPEFSLGNDHNCSQSGMVMAIVGESGSTPSISMSRILGPFNIPQVSHFATCACLSNKKQYPSFFRTIPSDQFQANAMAKLVKHFGWTWIGAVRSDSDYGNNGMASFLDAAHREGICVEYSESFYRNNPRSKIQRVAEVIRRSTATVIVAFAASGDMRFLLEELSREPSPPRQWLGSEAWVTDSRLLRFSFCAGAIGIGIQQAVIPGLRDFLLDLPPTKVSASPVLTEFWETEFNCRLDKSAATGESLCDGTGDLQMLQSPYTDTSQLRITNMVYKAVYAIAHAIHNAVCQKINSTRQCDKLTRIESKQVLTELKKVSFSQNGYDVSFDANGDPVATYELVNWQRRASGSIELVTVGHYNASLPVGQEFHIIRNFTWMEGGTQVPASVCTDSCPAGTRKVLQRRKPICCYDCVPCPEGEISNATDSPDCFPCSDEFWPNTERNKCVPKPVEFLSIHEVLGIILAAFSVGGAFLAIITAAVFFRHRTSPIVRANNSELSFLLLFSLTLCFLCSLTFMGAPSEWSCMLRHTAFGITFVLCISCVLVKTIVVLMAFKATLPGRNIMKWFGPPQQRMTVVSFTFIQVLICIIWLVLSPPFPMKNLTTYKDRIILECALGSAIGFWAVLGYIGLLAFFCFVLAVLARKLPDNFNEAKLITFSMFIFCAVWITFIPAYVSSPGKFTVAVEIFAILASSFGLILCIFAPKCYIILFKPEKNTKKHLMNKNES from the exons ATGGACGGGGACTATTTGGTTGGGGGGGTTTTCTCCATTCACAACTACATGAACACAGTGAGATATAACTACACCACGATGCCTGAGCCTCTGAGGTGCACAGGGAG CATCGACTCGCGCGAGCTTCGTGTCTCACGCGCCATGATCTTCGCCATCGAGGAGATAAATAACAGCTCGAACCTGCTGCCGGACATCACGCTCGGTTACCACATCTACGACTCGTGCGCCTCGGTGCTGATAGCGTTGCGTCTGGCCTTCCAGCTCTCCAACGGCCAGGACCCAGAGTTCAGCCTCGGCAACGACCACAACTGCTCCCAGTCCGGAATGGTGATGGCCATCGTTGGCGAGTCCGGCTCCACGCCATCCATCAGCATGTCGCGCATCCTGGGGCCCTTTAACATCCCTCAA GTGAGCCACTTTGCCACGTGCGCCTGCCTCTCCAACAAGAAGCAGTACCCGAGTTTCTTCAGGACGATCCCCAGTGACCAGTTCCAGGCCAACGCAATGGCCAAACTGGTTAAACACTTTGGCTGGACGTGGATCGGTGCTGTGCGCTCAGATTCGGACTATGGCAACAATGGCATGGCGTCTTTCCTGGACGCAGCCCACAGAGAGGGCATCTGCGTGGAGTACTCCGAGTCTTTCTACCGCAACAACCCGCGCAGCAAGATCCAGAGAGTGGCTGAAGTGATCCGCAG GTCGACAGCCACAGTTATTGTGGCCTTCGCAGCCTCTGGAGACATGAGGTTCCTGTTGGAGGAGCTGTCCCGagagccttctcctcctcgtcagTGGTTAGGAAGCGAGGCCTGGGTGACTGACTCACGGCTGCTGAGGTTCTCCTTCTGTGCCGGGGCCATCGGAATTGGCATCCAGCAAGCTGTCATCCCCGGCCTGAGGGACTTCCTGCTGGATCTGCCCCCCACCAAAGTGTCTGCGTCCCCGGTGCTGACTGAGTTCTGGGAGACTGAATTCAACTGCAGGCTGGACAAGA GTGCAGCCACAGGAGAGAGTCTATGTGATGGAACTGGAGACTTACAGATGCTCCAGAGCCCGTACaccgacacatctcagctccgCATCACCAACATGGTGTACAAGGCCGTTTATGCAATAGCTCATGCCATTCATAACGCAGTGTGCCAGAAAATTAACTCTACAAGACAGTGTGACAAACTCACCAGGATAGAGTCCAAACAG gttctcactgagctgaagaaagTCAGTTTTTCCCAGAACGGCTATGATGTGTCGTTTGATGCCAACGGAGACCCGGTGGCCACATATGAGCTGGTCAACTGGCAAAGAAGAGCGAGTGGCAGCATTGAATTGGTGACAGTCGGGCACTACAATGCGTCGCTGCCGGTCGGCCAGGAATTCCACATCATCAGGAACTTCACGTGGATGGAGGGTGGCACACAG gtGCCTGCTTCAGTGTGCACGGACAGCTGCCCTGCAGGAACCCGTAAAGTGCTGCAGAGAAGGAAACCCATCTGCTGCTATGACTGTGTACCATGTCCTGAGGGAGAGATAAGCAATGCTACAG attcacCTGATTGCTTCCCCTGCTCTGACGAGTTCTGGcccaacacagagagaaacaagtgtGTCCCTAAGCCTGTAGAGTTTCTCTCCATCCATGAGGTCCTGGGAATCATCTTGGCTGCGTTCTCTGTTGGCGGCGCGTTTCTCGCCATCATAACAGCGGCCGTATTCTTTCGACACAGGACGTCCCCGATCGTCCGGGCAAACAATTCCGAgctgagcttcctgctgctcttctcgcTGACTCTGTGTTTCTTATGTTCACTAACTTTCATGGGAGCGCCCTCCGAGTGGTCCTGCATGCTGCGACACACGGCGTTCGGCATCACCTTCGTTCTTTGCATCTCTTGTGTTCTTGTGAAAACTATAGTGGTGCTTATGgcctttaaagcaacacttccAGGTCGCAACATCATGAAATGGTTCGGCCCTCCGCAGCAAAGAATGACTGTGGTGTCCTTCACGTTTATTCAAGTTCTCATATGTATTATTTGGTTAGTTCTCAGTCCCCCTTTTCCAATGAAAAACCTGACCACATACAAGGACAGAATCATCCTGGAGTGTGCGTTGGGTTCAGCCATTGGGTTCTGGGCTGTGCTCGGGTACATAGGCCTGTTGGCCTTCTTTTGCTTCGTGTTAGCCGTCCTAGCTCGGAAGCTACCTGATAATTTTAATGAGGCAAAGCTCATAACGTTCAGCATGTTTATATTCTGTGCCGTCTGGATCACTTTTATTCCAGCTTACGTCAGCTCTCCTGGTAAATTCACTGTGGCTGTGGAGATATTTGCCATACTGGCCTCCAGCTTTGGATTAATTCTATGTATATTTGCTCCAAAGTGTTACATCATATTGTTTAAGCCCGAAAAGAACACCAAGAAACATTTGATGAACAAGAATGAATCCTAG